Proteins encoded in a region of the Podospora pseudopauciseta strain CBS 411.78 chromosome 6, whole genome shotgun sequence genome:
- a CDS encoding putative secondary metabolism biosynthetic enzyme (antiSMASH:Cluster_5; SMCOG1001:short-chain dehydrogenase/reductase SDR; EggNog:ENOG503Q4XG), protein MSSRINTILILGAAGGIGEATARRFHSLGKKVIVTGREQDRERLEQIVNELEGLEYRIWDLTQLDSLQPQVDGILRHFPKLDTVFVNAGIQNHYDIFQNPPPNLAQEAIQELTTNLLAPILVAQAFATHLLSLAKQGIKTNIFLTSSSLAYFPVPFYPTYCPSKAGVASFCKILRWQLEATGVKGMSVVEVAPPYVDTPLNAHHREQTDALQGGPEKAVQPMPLDEYIDKFFDLLENTKQDGSISDEIGVGFGGHGQKVWKQGYESLLRGSGMTD, encoded by the exons ATGTCGTCCCGTATCAACACCATTCTCATCCTCGGAGCAGCTGGCGGGATCGGCGAGGCTACAGCTCGTCGATTCCATAGCCTGGGTAAAAAGGTCATCGTTACTGGAAGGGAGCAAGACAGAGAGAGATTAGAGCAGATTGTCAACGAGCTTGAAGGCCTGGAGTACCGCATT TGGGATCTCACCCAGCTCGACTCACTGCAGCCCCAAGTTGACGGTATCCTCCGCCACTTTCCCAAGCTTGACACTGTCTTCGTCAACGCCGGCATCCAAAACCACTACGACATCTTCCAAAATCCACCCCCCAATCTCGCCCAGGAAGCCATTCAAGAGTTAACAACCAACTTGCTTGCACCTATTCTTGTCGCTCAGGCCTTTGCCACTCATCTTTTGTCTCTTGCAAAACAAGGCATCAAAACCAACATCTTCCTTACGAGCTCCTCGCTGGCGTATTTCCCTGTTCCATTTTATCCAACCTACTGCCCTTCCAAAGCCGGCGTGGCGTCCTTTTGCAAGATCTTACGCTGGCAGCTTGAGGCAACTGGTGTCAAAGGAATGAGCGTTGTTGAAGTCGCACCGCCCTATGTCGACACACCCCTGAATGCTCATCACAGAGAGCAAACCGATGCGCTGCAGGGCGGGCCTGAGAAGGCGGTGCAGCCTATGCCGCTTGACGAATACATCGACAAGTTCTTTGACCTGTTGGAAAACACCAAGCAGGATGGGTCAATCAGTGATGAGATTGGGGTCGGCTTTGGCGGGCACGGGCAAAAGGTGTGGAAGCAGGGGTATGAGAGCTTGCTCAGGGGGAGTGGTATGACTGATTAA
- a CDS encoding hypothetical protein (COG:D; SMCOG1042:O-methyltransferase; EggNog:ENOG50KOG3178; antiSMASH:Cluster_5) produces the protein MATQESESILGLAQNILNLTQDLTKYLQANNLVAPTFSLESQDPPATLEYREIHAGLKTSLEDLQRLIDGPRKWLREFCCTGYDLGLVQVALDFEFFQLVPAHGSITIDELAEKAGLDADRTGRIIRQLMTYRIFEEHQPRVISHSNTSLLMQQDEELRSVVHYSLDEMLKAAADCNITFKAHPYECHQNLNPFVTRHGVGIFEFYKNDPAKARRFAKAMAGLRKMDRHLDYLLYDSFNWGALNGTVVDCGGGNGHISKSLAEAYPNIKCIVQDSNADMLAEGKESLSPELADRVTYSKHSFFDPQPVKDAAAFLIRQCTHNWADKDVVRIFKGFVPGLENSSPNTPLLINDIIIPEPGVWPRHQERVVRQVDSVMIVNCGGKQRTKAEFEQLLKEADSRYEIRNVFDNGPLGLLEVYLKR, from the exons ATGGCTACTCAAGAATCCGAATCTATCCTGGGCCTGGCCCAAAacatcctcaacctcacacaGGATCTCACAAAATATCTCCAAGCAAACAACTTGGTGGCTCCCACATTTTCACTCGAATCTCAAGATCCTCCGGCCACCTTGGAATACCGTGAGATCCACGCCGGCCTCAAGACCAGTCTAGAGGACCTACAACGCCTCATTGACGGTCCCCGGAAATGGCTGAGAGAGTTCTGCTGCACCGGTTATGATCTTGGTCTCGTTCAG GTTGCCCTGGACTTTGAATTCTTCCAACTCGTCCCTGCGCATGGAAGCATCACCATCGATGAGCTTGCCGAAAAGGCCGGTCTCGACGCGGACCGCACGGGGCGCATCATCCGCCAACTGATGACCTATCGTATCTTCGAGGAGCACCAACCAAGGGTCATCTCCCACAGCAACACTTCCCTCCTCATGCAGCAAGATGAGGAACTCCGCTCCGTGGTCCACTACAGCCTCGATGAGATGCTCAAGGCCGCCGCCGACTGCAACATCACCTTCAAGGCTCACCCATACGAATGCCACCAgaacctcaaccccttcgTGACCCGCCACGGCGTTGGCATCTTTGAGTTCTACAAGAACGACCCCGCCAAAGCCCGACGCTTCGCCAAAGCCATGGCTGGTCTCCGAAAGATGGACCGACACCTGGACTACCTTCTCTACGACAGCTTCAACTGGGGTGCCCTCAACGGCACAGTGGTTGACTGTGGAGGAGGCAATGGCCACATCAGCAAGAGCTTGGCTGAG GCCTACCCCAACATCAAGTGCATCGTGCAGGACAGCAACGCCGACATGCTCGCCGAGGGCAAGGAATCCCTCTCGCCAGAGCTCGCCGACAGAGTGACCTACTCCAAGCACAGCTTCTTCGACCCGCAACCAGTCAAGGACGCGGCCGCGTTTTTGATCCGCCAGTGCACCCACAACTGGGCTGACAAGGACGTCGTCAGGATCTTCAAGGGCTTCGTTCCTGGCCTGGAAAACTCCAGCCCAAACACCCCTTTGCTGATCAACGACATCATTATCCCCGAGCCTGGTGTCTGGCCCCGTCACCAAGAGCGTGTCGTCAGACAGGTTGACTCGGTCATGATTGTGAACTGTGGTGGAAAGCAGAGGACCAAGGCCGAGTTTGAGCAGTTGCTGAAGGAGGCTGATTCGCGGTATGAGATTAGGAATGTCTTTGACAATGGACCGTTAGGACTGTTGGAGGTTTATCTCAAGCGCTGA
- a CDS encoding hypothetical protein (EggNog:ENOG503P8ZX; COG:O; antiSMASH:Cluster_5), with translation MFSTSFLVLALAATGLGQVVVPEGYRKVYITSAVDAKFVIVPKAPLPAKAGTGVVVQIRNDKPEQQWYLKDGTGVRIQLAETNLCLDAGAKSNWRDMGTLTLKECSATEPAQKWNVMADGRIALEDSPQPQQCVDLVYMRATPNNAVGLYTCAGLGNTGAKDKGINWPLVNATAP, from the exons ATGTTCTCGACTTCGTTCCTCGTTCTAGCGTTGGCCGCAACAGGCCTAGGACAGGTCGTGGTACCAGAAGGGTATCGCAAGGTGTACATCACCTCGGCGGTCGACGCCAAGTTCGTTATTGTACCAAAGGCACCGTTGCCGGCGAAAGCTGGTACGGGTGTTGTCGT TCAGATCAGGAATGACAAGCCTGAACAACAGTGGTATCTCAAGGATGGTACCGGTGTTAGGATCCAATTGGCCGAAACCAACCTCTGCCTGGATGCCGGTGCAAAGA GTAACTGGAGAGATATGGGTACGCTCACCCTGAAGGAGTGCTCCGCTACCGAGCCGGCGCAGAAGTGGAACGTCATGGCAGATGGCCGCATCGCGTTGGAGGACTCACCCCAGCCCC AACAATGCGTCGATCTGGTGTACATGCGCGCTACCCCCAACAACGCTGTCGGCTTGTATACCTGCGCGGGGCTCGGTAACACTGGCGCAAAGGATAAGGGCATCAACTGGCCGCTGGTCAACGCGACGGCTCCATGA
- a CDS encoding hypothetical protein (antiSMASH:Cluster_5; EggNog:ENOG503PGEN; COG:E), translated as MAASDLSVSDRSTGRASSSDESETSTIRTRTLAEPSTALTVPTVDPIGTQVIETEKKHRKYSRRKLKGLDTIADKKTRIEQEVGHAAGGAGPCPPGDYSAGLELDDEDESAVRHLAIENSPLAGRTEAILLTSTAVIFFAVLFNEKACSKVLLIPSIAFLVMLGRVLSTHAANNLSALPDAPLHCVTQGHGSDGAFRAQIGLPGHQVPRWATGTKLRYVICAETFPHPEDAALAASNLAQAIDQFADVPVTFEEVTRNTKAHFRVVYKDPVCADEANVLASAFFPNRGSRNTRTLHIYALAFRKRHIGSQVQVLAHEVGHILGLRHEFAPESAECRSFTYGRRNPDSIMSYPADWSTAKVTQQDIDELRGLYLDTRLFLQDDAGDDWHFQTITPRPFLYPYENTRRNWGFMAAFWSFRRFQRHQQGNAAAR; from the exons ATGGCCGCTTCTG ACTTGTCGGTCTCGGACCGCTCGACAGGCAGAGCGTCATCGTCGGACGAAAGCGAAACGTCCACCATCCGTACACGCACCCTCGCCGAGCCCTCAACTGCCCTCACCGTCCCCACCGTCGATCCCATTGGAACACAGGTAATCGAAACCGAGAAGAAACACCGTAAATATAGTCGCCGCAAGTTGAAGGGTCTGGATACCATCGCCGACAAGAAGACTCGGATTGAACAAGAGGTGGGACATGCAGCCGGTGGAGCGGGGCCCTGCCCACCTGGGGACTACTCTGCCGGCTTGgagcttgatgatgaggacgaatCTGCTGTGCGCCACCTAGCTATAGAGAACAGCCCCCTGGCCGGCCGTACCGAGGCTATATTGTTGACATCCACCGCTGTCATCTTTTTTGCCGTTCTCTTCAACGAAAAGGCATGCAGCAAGGTGTTGCTGATCCCGTCCATCGCTTTTTTGGTGATGCTTGGCAGGGTCTTGTCCACCCATGCAGCCAATAATCTCTCCGCCTTGCCAGATGCACCCCTCCATTGCGTGACCCAAGGGCACGGCAGCGACGGCGCGTTCCGAGCCCAGATTGGCCTGCCAGGACACCAAGTACCACGCTGGGCTACCGGGACAAAGCTCCGCTATGTCATTTGTGCCGAGACGTTTCCCCATCCCGAGGACGCAGCCCTTGCAGCGAGCAACCTCGCCCAGGCCATCGACCAGTTTGCAGATGTTCCCGTCACCTTTGAGGAGGTGACCCGCAACACCAAGGCCCACTTCCGCGTGGTCTACAAGGATCCCGTCTGCGCAGACGAAGCCAACGTCCTTGCAAgcgccttcttccccaacagGGGATCCCGCAACACACGCACTCTTCACATCTACGCCCTGGCTTTCCGCAAGAGGCACATCGGAAGCCAGGTGCAGGTTCTCGCCCACGAGGTTGGCCATATCTTGGGTCTGAGGCACGAGTTTGCCCCGGAGTCAGCAGAATGCCGCTCGTTTACCTACGGCCGCCGCAACCCCGATAGCATTATGAGTTACCCCGCTGATTGGAGCACAGCCAAGGTGACGCAGCAGGACATTGATGAGCTGAGGGGTTTATACTTGGACACACGCCTATTTCTCCAGGACGACGCCGGTGATGACTGGCACTTCCAAACCATCACCCCGCGCCCGTTCTTGTACCCTTACGAGAACACGCGCAGAAACTGGGGCTTTATGGCAGCCTTCTGGTCGTTTAGGCGGTTCCAGAGGCACCAACAGGGAAATGCTGCCGCACGTTAG
- a CDS encoding hypothetical protein (antiSMASH:Cluster_5; SMCOG1034:cytochrome P450; EggNog:ENOG503NVBB; COG:Q) translates to MDRLTSLFEDDSPHRYLIALATVPILLFALYQYLLPKPIPGIAYNPSAAKSLLGDVPEMIAEVSQTGEFRVWCAKQVRKMNSPICQIFIKPFCQPWVLLSDFRESRDILTRRHKEFDKSSFLSDGMACMGAFHGIYMTDHKFRANRQLIQDLMTSTFLNGHVGPAIYNKGSELMMLFEMKVRLARGRPFSVKKDFEYASLDCMLEFAFGRNWVDTAVGEQVKVVGGLTEESLVIPVSVDEPVDFPLGEIVDFLKSVYEAPEIVEKTINAIMPKLQTWWWSQQGWYKKIFDDKEKAMKAQVAIGIKNFQQGKIETGVEHMLMREAARAEKEGREPDFESQVFRDELFGDIVGGHHTTSGAMMWLTKYLTDDPTIQSKLRSVLHSTLSAAHQEGRLFTFEEIRHAKLPYLDAIIEEMLRINAVPVTREAVVDTTVLGCPIKKGTQVFFMSNGPGFLSPSFPVDEAKRSDTSRLSKRANDSWDERQDLARFDPERWLVRKTDGTGVTADDVDFDGAAGPQLVFGLGPRTCWGRRLAHMEMKVIIAMLVWTFQLERTPPELSGYGGLEGIARVPKKCYVRLVKL, encoded by the exons ATGGATCgtctcacctccctcttcgaaGATGACTCCCCACACCGCTACCTCATCGCTTTGGCGACCGTCCCAATTCTGCTATTCGCCCTCTACCagtacctcctccccaaacccatccccGGCATAGCCTACAATCCCTCCGCTGCCAAATCCCTCCTCGGCGACGTCCCCGAGATGATAGCAGAAGTAAGCCAAACGGGCGAGTTCCGCGTCTGGTGCGCCAAGCAAGTCCGCAAGATGAACTCTCCCATCTGCCAAATCTTCATCAAACCCTTCTGCCAACCCTGGGTGTTGCTCTCCGACTTTCGCGAGTCGCGCGATATCCTCACGCGGCGTCACAAGGAGTTTGACAAGTCGAGCTTTTTATCGGATGGCATGGCCTGCATGGGCGCGTTCCACGGTATTTACATGACCGATCACAAATTCAGGGCGAACAGGCAGCTGATACAGGATTTGATGACGAGCACGTTTCTGAATGGGCACGTCGGGCCGGCGATTTACAACAAGGGGTCGGAGctgatgatgttgtttgAGATGAAGGTGAGACTGGCGAGGGGGAGGCCGTTCAGTGTGAAGAAGGACTTTGAGTATGCTTCGCTGGATTGTATGTTGGAGTTTGCGTTTGGGAGGAACTGGGTTGATACGGCTGTTGGGGAGCAGGTCAAGGTAGTGGGAGGGTTGACGGAGGAGAGCCTGGTTATTCCAGTGTCGGTTGATGAGCCGGTCGACTTTCCGCTCGGTGAGATTGTGGACTTTTTGAAGTCGGTGTATGAAGCGCCAGAGATTGTGGAGAAGACGATCAATGCGATCATGCCGAAGCTACagacatggtggtggtcgcaGCAGGGGTGGTACAAAAAGATTTTTGATGACAAGGAAAAGGCGATGAAGGCCCAGGTTGCCATCGGAATCAAGAACTTTCAACAGGGCAAGATCGAAACGGGTGTGGAGCATATGCTGATGAGAGAAGCTGCTCGGGCAGAAAAGGAGGGAAGAGAACCTGATTTTGAGAGCCAAGTTTTCAGAGATGAG CTATTTGGAGATATTGTCGGAGGTCACCACACCACGTCTGGTGCCATGATGTGGCTTACCAAGTATCTCACCGATGACCCCACGATTCAGTCCAAGCTGAGATCTGTGTTGCACTCAACACTATCTGCGGCCCACCAAGAAGGCAGGCTGTTTACCTTTGAAGAGATCCGCCACGCCAAACTGCCCTACTTGGACGCCATCATTGAAGAAATGCTTCGCATCAATGCCGTGCCAGTTACCCGTGAAGCCGTGGTTGACACCACCGTTTTGGGGTGTCCGATCAAGAAGGGAACGCAGGTCTTCTTTATGTCGAACGGCCCAGGCTTTTTGTCGCCTTCTTTCCCAGTGGATGAAGCAAAGCGAAGCGATACATCCAGGTTATCTAAACGGGCTAACGACTCTTGGGATGAGAGGCAGGACCTGGCAAGATTCGATCCCGAGCGTTGGCTGGTGAGGAAGACAGATGGAACAGGTGTCACGGCTGATGATGTCGACTTTGATGGCGCAGCTGGGCCTCAGCTGGTGTTTGGTCTTGGGCCTAGAACATGCTGGGGCAGGAGGTTGGCGCACATGGAGATGAAGGTGATCATTGCCATGTTGGTGTGGACATTTCAATTGGAGAGAACACCACCAGAGCTCTCTGGATATGGTGGCTTGGAGGGTATTGCTCGTGTTCCCAAGAAATGTTATGTTAGGTTAGTGAAGCTGTAG
- a CDS encoding hypothetical protein (SMCOG1138:FAD linked oxidase domain protein; COG:C; antiSMASH:Cluster_5; CAZy:AA7; EggNog:ENOG503NXRX) translates to MRGLVSLAWGRLATALLLVFVHLNLAAALSVPRYSELEARTRADLDANTVRRELGSRLSPGTLIFGPSDGKFPATTARWNTFAPPQIQVVVQPASEADVAKIGDQVQYCNANGIDFLATNGGHGNSASLGTFTGVQISMALLRTITIQPNKKSAWFQGGVYGGLVTKYLWERGFVTTTGSCDCVGLLGAALGGGHGRHEGLYGMVVDNLLQLNVVLGDGRAIRVSPTSNSDLLWGMKGAGHNFGIVTSFELNIFPRGPDTWHYHNYIWTGAQLERVFTSLNRLHNNGSTPVNMALNFGFFFMNTTVSTTDPILSWTFAYRGPANEAEALLAEFNAIPSVYNEQGDVPYSGVSKVQGNAEDDFICQKGNKRITTTAGLQVYNLTAERLIYNGFRARAISHPTLAAGAGILHEGYSTAGVGARNPADAAYPFRSDHHLMLFNGVVPPNDPVLEELAWEWANEVKDMWNAGQPTRTENNYVNYANGYEDLETVYGREPWRLARLRALKQKYDPQNKFRFYNPIVEPREGKGKGKGKGKGKRRWFQG, encoded by the exons ATGAGAGGTCTTGTCTCACTTGCTTGGGGCAGGCTTGCCACCGCCCTGTTGCTGGTGTTTGTCCACCTCAACTTGGCAGCTGCCCTTTCAGTCCCCAGGTATTCCGAACTTGAGGCTCGAACTCGGGCCGACTTGGACGCCAATACTGTGAGAAGGGAGCTCGGAAGCCGTCTTTCACCCGGCACGCTCATCTTCGGACCTAGCGATGGGAAGTTCCCTGCTACCACAGCAAGATGGAACACATTTGCCCCCCCACAGATCCAGGTTGTTGTTCAACCTGCAAGCGAAGCAGATGTGGCCAAGATT GGAGACCAGGTGCAATACTGCAATGCCAACGGCATCGATTTTCTGGCCACTAATGGCGGCCACGGGAATAGTGCCAGTTTGGGAACCTTCACTGGCGTTCAAATTAGCATGGCATTGCTGAGAACCATTACCATCCAGCCGAATAAAAAGTCTGCTTGGTTCCAAGGTGGTGTCTACGGCGGCTTGGTCACCAAATACCTGTGGGAACGGGGTTTTGTCACAACCACCGGTTCCTGCGATTGCGTCGGTCTCCTTGGGGCTGCGTTGGGGGGCGGTCATGGAAGACATGAAG GCCTCTACGGCATGGTGGtagacaacctcctccagctcaacGTCGTCCTCGGCGACGGCAGAGCCATCCGCGTCAGCCCGACAAGCAATTCAGACCTCCTCTGGGGCATGAAAGGCGCCGGCCACAACTTTGGCATCGTCACCTCCTTCGAACTCAACATCTTCCCCCGCGGCCCCGACACCTGGCACTACCACAACTACATCTGGACCGGCGCCCAGCTCGAAAGAgtcttcacctccctcaaccgcCTCCACAACAACGGCTCAACACCGGTAAACATGGCCCTCAATttcggcttcttcttcatgaACACCACCGTATCCACCACCGACCCGATCCTCTCCTGGACATTCGCCTACCGCGGCCCGGCCAACGAAGCAGAGGCCCTCCTGGCCGAATTCAACGCCATCCCATCAGTCTACAACGAGCAAGGCGACGTGCCCTACAGCGGCGTCTCCAAAGTCCAAGGCAACGCCGAAGATGACTTCATCTGCCAAAAAGGCAACAAgcgcatcaccaccaccgccggcctcCAAGTCTACAACCTCACCGCCGAGCGGCTCATCTACAACGGCTTCCGCGCCCGCGCCATTTCCCATCCTACCCTAGCCGCCGGCGCGGGCATCCTTCACGAGGGGTACTCTACCGCCGGTGTAGGCGCCAGGAACCCGGCTGATGCCGCGTACCCCTTCCGGTCTGACCACCATCTGATGCTCTTCAACGGTGTCGTCCCGCCAAACGATCCTGTTCTCGAGGAACTGGCGTGGGAGTGGGCGAATGAGGTGAAGGATATGTGGAATGCGGGGCAGCCGACGCGGACGGAAAACAACTATGTCAACTATGCCAATGGGTACGAGGACTTGGAGACGGTGTACGGGCGAGAGCCGTGGAGAttggcgaggttgagggcgCTGAAGCAAAAGTATGATCCGCAGAACAAGTTTAGGTTTTACAACCCTATTGTCGAGCCGAGAGAGGGCAAGGGTAAGGGtaaagggaaaggaaaggggaagaggaggtggtttcAGGGGTAA